Proteins co-encoded in one Flavobacterium fluviale genomic window:
- the rpsJ gene encoding 30S ribosomal protein S10 — MSQKIRIKLKSYDHMLVDKSAEKIVKTVKTTGAVVTGPIPLPTHKKLFTVLRSPHVNKKAREQFEVMSYKRLIDIYSSSSKTIDALMKLELPSGVEVEIKV; from the coding sequence ATGAGTCAAAAAATCAGAATAAAACTAAAATCTTACGATCACATGTTGGTAGATAAATCTGCTGAAAAGATCGTGAAAACAGTAAAAACTACTGGAGCAGTTGTAACAGGTCCAATTCCGTTGCCAACTCACAAAAAACTTTTCACTGTATTACGTTCTCCGCACGTTAACAAAAAAGCGAGAGAGCAATTTGAAGTAATGTCATACAAGAGATTGATTGATATTTATTCATCTTCATCTAAAACTATTGATGCTTTAATGAAACTTGAATTGCCAAGTGGGGTTGAAGTAGAGATAAAAGTATAA
- the fusA gene encoding elongation factor G, whose amino-acid sequence MARDLKYTRNIGIAAHIDAGKTTTTERILFYTGKSHKIGEVHDGAATMDWMAQEQERGITITSAATTCTWNFPTEQGKVLPESLPYHFNIIDTPGHVDFTVEVNRSLRVLDGLVFLFSAVDGVEPQSETNWRLADQYRVPRMGFVNKMDRQGANFLAVCGQVKDMLKSNAVAITLPIGDEADFKGIVDLVKNQAIVWHDETQGATFDIVDIPADMVDDVKHYRSILIEEIATYDENLLDKYMEDENSITEEEINNALRAATIDMAIIPMLAGSSFKNKGVQFMLDAVCKYLPSPLDKEGIEGIHPDDAELLEEDQTKILRKPDVKEPFAALAFKIATDPFVGRLAFFRAYSGRLDAGSYVLNTRSGNKERISRIYQMHANKQNPIEYIEAGDIGAAVGFKDIKTGDTLCDEKNPIILESMKFPEPVIGIAIEPKTKADVDKMGMALAKLAEEDPTFTVRTDEASGQTIISGMGELHLDILVDRMKREFKVEVNQGEPQVEYKEAFTRSAQHRETYKKQSGGRGKFGDIVFRIEPADEVDGKVPVGLQFVNEVKGGNVPKEYIPAVEKGFREAMKTGPLAGYAVDSLKVTLLDGSFHPVDSDALSFELAARMGYKESGRAAGAVILEPIMKIEVITPEENMGDIVGDLNRRRGQVNDMGDRNGAKTIKADVPLSEMFGYVTTLRTLSSGRATSTMEFSHYAETPSNISEEVIKKAKGNA is encoded by the coding sequence ATGGCTAGAGATTTAAAATATACAAGAAATATCGGGATTGCTGCTCACATTGATGCTGGTAAAACAACAACTACTGAGCGTATTCTTTTTTATACTGGAAAGTCGCATAAAATTGGTGAAGTGCACGATGGTGCTGCAACAATGGACTGGATGGCACAAGAGCAAGAAAGAGGTATTACAATTACTTCTGCTGCTACAACTTGTACTTGGAATTTTCCAACTGAGCAAGGTAAGGTTCTTCCAGAATCATTGCCTTATCACTTTAATATTATTGATACTCCTGGACACGTTGACTTTACTGTAGAGGTAAACCGTTCTTTGCGTGTACTTGATGGATTAGTTTTCTTATTTAGTGCTGTTGATGGTGTTGAGCCTCAATCAGAAACTAACTGGAGACTTGCTGATCAATATAGAGTTCCTCGTATGGGATTCGTAAACAAAATGGACCGTCAAGGTGCTAACTTTTTAGCTGTATGCGGACAGGTTAAAGATATGTTGAAATCGAATGCGGTTGCAATTACTTTACCTATTGGTGATGAAGCAGATTTTAAAGGTATTGTTGACTTAGTGAAAAATCAAGCTATCGTATGGCATGATGAAACTCAAGGAGCAACTTTTGATATCGTTGATATCCCTGCTGATATGGTTGATGATGTAAAACACTACCGTTCTATCCTTATCGAAGAGATCGCTACTTATGACGAGAATCTTTTGGATAAATACATGGAAGATGAAAACTCTATTACAGAGGAAGAAATCAACAATGCATTAAGAGCTGCTACTATTGATATGGCTATCATTCCAATGCTTGCAGGTTCTTCTTTCAAAAATAAAGGAGTTCAATTTATGTTAGATGCTGTATGTAAGTATTTACCATCTCCATTAGACAAAGAAGGTATTGAGGGTATTCACCCTGATGATGCTGAATTGTTAGAAGAAGATCAAACTAAAATCTTGCGTAAGCCAGATGTAAAAGAGCCTTTTGCTGCTTTAGCGTTTAAAATTGCTACTGACCCATTCGTAGGTCGTTTAGCTTTCTTCCGTGCTTACTCTGGTCGTTTAGATGCTGGTTCTTATGTTTTAAATACTCGTTCAGGTAATAAAGAGAGAATTTCTCGTATTTACCAAATGCACGCTAATAAACAAAATCCAATCGAATATATTGAGGCTGGAGATATTGGTGCAGCTGTAGGATTTAAAGATATTAAAACTGGAGATACTTTGTGTGATGAAAAGAATCCAATTATTTTGGAATCTATGAAATTCCCAGAGCCGGTAATTGGTATTGCTATCGAGCCTAAAACTAAAGCTGACGTTGATAAAATGGGTATGGCTTTGGCTAAATTAGCTGAAGAGGATCCGACATTTACAGTTAGAACAGATGAGGCTTCAGGTCAAACTATTATTTCTGGTATGGGTGAGCTTCACTTAGATATCTTAGTTGATCGTATGAAACGTGAATTTAAAGTTGAAGTGAACCAAGGTGAGCCTCAAGTTGAATATAAGGAAGCGTTTACAAGATCTGCTCAGCATAGAGAAACTTACAAGAAACAATCTGGAGGTCGTGGTAAATTCGGTGATATCGTATTTAGAATCGAGCCTGCTGATGAAGTTGATGGTAAAGTTCCTGTAGGATTACAGTTTGTTAATGAAGTAAAAGGTGGTAACGTTCCTAAGGAGTATATTCCTGCTGTTGAGAAAGGTTTCCGTGAGGCTATGAAAACAGGTCCATTAGCTGGATATGCTGTTGATAGTTTAAAAGTAACTTTATTAGATGGATCTTTCCACCCTGTGGATTCTGATGCTCTTTCTTTTGAATTAGCTGCAAGAATGGGTTATAAGGAATCAGGACGTGCTGCTGGAGCTGTTATTCTTGAGCCAATCATGAAAATTGAAGTTATTACTCCAGAAGAAAATATGGGTGATATCGTTGGTGACTTGAACCGTCGTAGAGGTCAGGTTAATGACATGGGTGATAGAAATGGTGCTAAAACTATTAAAGCTGATGTTCCTTTATCAGAAATGTTTGGATATGTAACTACATTAAGAACATTATCTTCTGGTAGAGCTACTTCAACTATGGAGTTTTCTCACTATGCAGAAACACCTTCTAATATTTCAGAAGAGGTAATCAAAAAAGCAAAAGGTAACGCTTAA
- a CDS encoding BamA/TamA family outer membrane protein, which produces MKQLAYILFFLCASNCFGQSFYLNINGINKEQSQTIDSLSFKKKHTNLKSLYNELEIVSNNLTKQGYTDAIILENSKINDSSYTALIDLKNKIKEVHIYIGINDFFFNEKKTANDSIIIPYPELENFLNQQILKSEKAGFAFTKIKLENITKKNSIIYARLNLNSEKKRLLNSIIINYTNPNLKNYFPKGALKQLNKKYSDKTFNQEMIKNINSDINSFDFISQTKYPEVLFTKDSTKVFTYIEKRKANTFDGYIGFSNDENKKLILNGYLDISLINTLRAGEKFSLYWKSDGNQQKTFNTKLEIPYLFQSPIGIKAQLNIFKQDSTFQNTKTDINLGYYLNYNSKVYIGYQSTESSDIQNINNSTISDYNNSYLTTTLDFQKPDYNNSLFIHKAFIFTSLGFGKRTTNNDPETAETSNQLFANINLKYNFELNAKNFININSQNYILKSKSYTSNELFRFGGTNSIRGFLENSLQANFTSMILTEYRYLLSQSLYVNSILDYALYQDMTSTSNKNQIKKLIGIGIGTTIQTTSGILKINLTNGGEKTSDLQLYNTIINICYNVKF; this is translated from the coding sequence TTGAAACAATTAGCCTACATACTTTTTTTCCTTTGCGCCTCCAATTGTTTTGGACAATCTTTTTATTTAAACATAAATGGCATAAACAAAGAACAAAGTCAAACTATTGATTCGCTTTCTTTCAAAAAAAAACATACCAATCTTAAGTCACTCTATAACGAACTAGAAATAGTTTCAAACAACCTAACAAAACAAGGATATACAGATGCCATAATACTGGAAAACAGTAAAATAAATGATAGTTCATACACGGCATTAATAGACTTAAAAAACAAGATAAAAGAAGTACATATATATATAGGTATAAATGATTTTTTTTTCAACGAAAAAAAAACAGCGAATGACAGCATAATAATCCCATATCCCGAGCTTGAAAATTTTCTAAATCAACAAATTCTAAAGAGCGAAAAAGCAGGTTTTGCTTTTACAAAAATAAAATTAGAAAATATTACAAAAAAGAATTCCATAATTTATGCTCGTTTAAATCTTAATTCCGAAAAAAAAAGATTGCTAAATTCAATTATTATAAATTACACAAATCCTAATTTAAAAAATTATTTCCCGAAAGGAGCTTTAAAACAGCTAAACAAAAAATATTCAGACAAAACATTCAATCAAGAAATGATCAAAAATATCAACAGCGACATTAATAGTTTTGATTTTATTTCTCAGACAAAATATCCCGAAGTACTATTCACTAAAGATTCTACCAAAGTATTTACTTATATTGAAAAAAGAAAAGCAAACACTTTTGATGGCTATATAGGATTTTCGAATGATGAAAACAAAAAACTTATTCTAAATGGTTATCTTGATATTTCTTTAATTAACACTCTTCGCGCTGGAGAAAAATTTTCTTTGTATTGGAAGAGCGACGGCAATCAACAAAAAACTTTTAATACTAAATTAGAAATCCCATATCTATTCCAATCCCCAATTGGAATAAAAGCTCAATTAAACATATTTAAACAAGACAGTACTTTTCAGAATACCAAGACAGATATAAATTTGGGGTATTACTTAAATTACAATTCCAAAGTCTACATCGGTTATCAATCTACAGAATCAAGCGATATTCAAAATATAAACAATTCGACGATCAGCGATTATAACAATTCATATCTCACAACAACACTTGATTTCCAGAAACCAGATTATAACAATTCTTTATTCATCCATAAAGCTTTCATTTTTACCTCTCTTGGATTTGGAAAAAGAACTACAAATAACGATCCCGAGACTGCGGAAACAAGTAATCAGCTTTTCGCAAATATTAATCTTAAGTATAATTTTGAACTAAATGCTAAAAATTTCATTAACATAAATTCACAAAATTATATCTTAAAGAGCAAAAGTTATACTTCTAACGAATTATTTCGATTTGGCGGAACCAACTCAATTCGCGGATTTTTAGAAAATAGCCTGCAAGCTAACTTCACTTCGATGATTCTTACAGAATACCGTTATTTATTATCACAAAGTCTTTATGTCAATTCAATTCTAGATTATGCGTTATACCAAGATATGACAAGCACTTCGAATAAAAATCAAATAAAAAAATTAATAGGAATCGGCATTGGAACAACTATTCAAACAACAAGTGGAATATTGAAAATAAACCTTACAAACGGCGGAGAGAAAACTTCCGATTTGCAATTATATAACACTATCATAAACATATGTTATAATGTTAAATTTTGA
- the rpsG gene encoding 30S ribosomal protein S7, whose amino-acid sequence MRKRAAKKRPLLPDPRFNDQLVTRFVNNLMWDGKKSTAFKVFYDAIDIIETKKQNDEKTSLEIWKDALTNVMPHVEVRSRRVGGATFQIPMQIRPDRKISMAMKWLILYSRRRNEKSMAQRLASECLAAAKEEGAAVKKRMDTHKMAEANKAFSHFRF is encoded by the coding sequence ATGAGAAAAAGAGCGGCAAAGAAAAGACCACTTTTACCAGATCCAAGGTTTAATGATCAATTGGTAACGCGTTTTGTGAATAACTTAATGTGGGATGGTAAGAAATCTACAGCTTTTAAAGTATTTTATGATGCTATTGATATCATCGAAACTAAAAAGCAAAATGATGAAAAGACTTCATTAGAGATCTGGAAAGATGCTTTAACAAACGTTATGCCTCACGTAGAAGTACGTAGCCGTAGAGTTGGTGGAGCTACATTCCAAATTCCAATGCAAATTCGTCCAGACAGAAAAATTTCTATGGCAATGAAGTGGTTAATACTTTATTCAAGAAGAAGAAATGAAAAATCTATGGCACAGCGTTTAGCTTCAGAATGTTTAGCTGCGGCTAAAGAAGAAGGTGCTGCGGTTAAGAAAAGAATGGATACTCACAAAATGGCAGAAGCTAATAAAGCATTCTCTCACTTTAGATTTTAA
- the rpsL gene encoding 30S ribosomal protein S12, whose product MPTIQQLVRTGRTQITKKSKSVALDSCPQRRGVCTRVYTTTPKKPNSAMRKVARVRLTNGNEVNAYIPGEGHNLQEHSIVLVRGGRVKDLPGVRYHIVRGALDTSGVAGRTQRRSKYGAKRPKEAKK is encoded by the coding sequence ATGCCAACAATTCAACAATTAGTAAGAACAGGAAGAACTCAGATAACTAAGAAGAGTAAATCGGTTGCTTTAGATTCTTGTCCTCAAAGAAGAGGGGTTTGTACGCGTGTTTACACTACTACACCAAAAAAACCAAACTCTGCAATGCGTAAAGTTGCGCGTGTACGTTTGACAAATGGTAATGAAGTGAATGCTTACATCCCTGGAGAAGGACACAATTTACAAGAGCACTCGATAGTATTAGTTAGAGGCGGAAGGGTAAAAGATTTACCAGGTGTTAGATATCATATCGTTCGTGGAGCGCTTGATACGTCAGGTGTTGCGGGAAGAACGCAAAGAAGATCTAAGTACGGTGCTAAACGCCCAAAAGAAGCAAAAAAGTAA
- a CDS encoding SusC/RagA family TonB-linked outer membrane protein, with the protein MKLKFNGFLVLLLVLVAQLSFAQERAVSGTVSDNAGMPLPGVSVLVKGTKAGTQTDFDGKFSIKASPSQILVFSYIGMKTQEIAATSTTVNVKLADASVELESVVITAALGIKREKKSISYAAQDLKGSIINEGGTNNAVSALSGNVAGLQVTSPSTMGGSTRVVLRGVGSVTGENRPLIVIDGIPLDNGNYNSSNTQRGAGGRDYGDASADINPDDIESVTVPKGGPAAALYGSRAGNGAILYTTKSAKKSGGKAEIAFNTGITFENVYIMPNLQHEYGGGSSSTFQQQVINGQTYNIADYATDESWGPKYDPNLKYLPWNAFDPEFSNDYLKEKSWVNPQNDVRSFFNTGITRTNSISFAKNTQDSGVRFAFTNQKTEGIVPNSSLTKNTFTLNANTKMSDKLKVESMVTYVQTRGFNRPEVGYGDNGLGQKFFQWGQRQLDYDELKDYKLSTGEQRSWNRKAWNNATPNYSDNPYWIIYENTSNDTRNRIYGNGKITYNITPDLYAVGNVYADIYNLGIQERVAIGSQALPSFTTSSRTLTDFNYEGRLHYDKKFGKFSLASFAGANRRNSFLTRVSGNTVGGLVLPGQYNLSNSASPAQSTNEDIRDRTNSVYGFVSLGYDDFLFLEATDRQDWFSTVYKPVNYASVTGSFIFSELTNVSWLNYGKVRGGWAQAGNATTAYRLQNYADIAIPFQGTPRYSQPGTAGNPFLKPELKTTKEVGLELSLFDRRLGVDVTYYDVVTTDLITPIQVDPSTGFNFALFNAGKLQNKGIEATVTVNPVRTQDFRWDITWNFAKNDNKLRELIPGVNELTIANAPFQARLLAVVGQQYGQIYGTDFTYDANGNKVVDAEGAYIPTAPKALGTITPDYNMGLRNNFKYKNLNFGFLIDMQEGGSYFSTSHMWGSYSGMLEHTATPGLRENGIVVDAVYENGAQNTSVLPGQTWAQQHYGLDAMNVFDASYVKLREVTLGYTLPKRIIGPFADIRFSLFARNLFTWGLDWKGMDPEMASYGSGNTQGLEGGSLPSTRTYGMNLELKF; encoded by the coding sequence ATGAAACTAAAGTTCAATGGATTCTTAGTGCTTTTACTAGTACTAGTTGCGCAATTATCATTTGCGCAAGAAAGAGCTGTTTCTGGGACAGTTTCTGATAATGCCGGAATGCCTTTACCAGGTGTTAGTGTATTAGTTAAGGGAACTAAAGCGGGAACACAAACTGATTTTGATGGTAAATTTTCTATCAAAGCCTCACCAAGCCAAATTTTGGTATTTAGCTACATTGGGATGAAAACTCAAGAGATAGCTGCAACTTCAACTACAGTGAACGTTAAATTAGCTGACGCTTCTGTAGAATTAGAGAGTGTAGTAATTACAGCTGCACTTGGTATTAAAAGAGAGAAAAAATCTATTAGTTACGCTGCACAAGATTTAAAAGGAAGTATTATTAATGAGGGAGGTACAAACAATGCAGTATCAGCTTTATCTGGTAACGTTGCAGGTTTACAAGTTACTTCTCCTTCTACAATGGGAGGTTCTACAAGAGTTGTACTTAGAGGTGTTGGATCTGTAACAGGTGAAAACAGACCTTTAATCGTTATTGATGGTATTCCATTAGACAATGGTAACTACAACAGTTCAAACACTCAAAGAGGTGCTGGAGGTAGAGATTACGGTGATGCATCTGCGGATATCAACCCAGACGATATCGAATCTGTAACTGTACCTAAAGGAGGTCCTGCTGCTGCTCTTTACGGAAGTAGAGCTGGTAACGGTGCGATTTTGTATACTACTAAATCTGCTAAAAAATCAGGTGGTAAAGCAGAAATTGCTTTCAATACAGGTATTACGTTCGAAAACGTATATATCATGCCAAACCTACAACATGAATACGGAGGAGGTAGTTCATCTACTTTCCAACAACAAGTTATCAATGGCCAAACTTATAACATTGCTGACTACGCTACAGACGAAAGCTGGGGACCAAAATACGATCCAAACTTAAAATATTTACCTTGGAATGCATTTGATCCAGAATTTTCTAATGATTACTTAAAAGAAAAATCTTGGGTAAATCCTCAGAACGATGTTAGATCTTTCTTTAATACTGGTATTACAAGAACTAACTCGATCTCTTTTGCTAAAAACACTCAAGATTCTGGAGTTAGATTTGCATTTACAAACCAAAAAACAGAAGGTATTGTTCCTAACTCAAGCTTAACAAAAAACACATTCACTTTAAACGCTAACACTAAAATGAGTGATAAGCTTAAAGTTGAAAGTATGGTTACTTATGTTCAAACAAGAGGTTTCAACAGACCTGAAGTTGGATATGGTGATAATGGTTTAGGACAAAAATTCTTCCAATGGGGTCAAAGACAATTGGATTATGATGAGTTAAAAGACTACAAATTATCGACTGGTGAACAAAGATCATGGAACAGAAAAGCATGGAATAACGCTACACCAAACTATTCTGACAACCCTTACTGGATTATCTACGAGAACACATCAAACGATACAAGAAATAGAATCTATGGTAATGGTAAAATTACTTACAACATTACTCCAGACTTATATGCTGTAGGTAACGTTTATGCTGATATCTACAACTTAGGTATCCAAGAAAGAGTTGCCATCGGTTCACAAGCGCTTCCAAGTTTTACAACTAGTTCAAGAACATTAACTGACTTCAACTACGAAGGACGTCTACACTATGACAAGAAATTTGGTAAATTTAGCCTTGCTTCTTTTGCTGGAGCTAACAGAAGAAACTCATTCTTAACAAGAGTTTCAGGAAATACTGTTGGAGGTTTAGTACTTCCAGGTCAATACAATTTATCTAACAGTGCAAGCCCTGCACAATCTACTAATGAAGACATCAGAGACAGAACAAATAGTGTTTATGGATTCGTTTCATTAGGATATGATGACTTTTTATTCTTAGAAGCTACAGACAGACAAGACTGGTTTAGTACAGTATACAAGCCTGTTAACTACGCATCTGTTACTGGAAGTTTTATCTTCTCAGAATTAACTAACGTATCTTGGTTAAACTACGGTAAAGTTAGAGGTGGTTGGGCACAAGCTGGTAACGCAACTACAGCGTACAGATTACAAAACTATGCTGATATCGCAATTCCATTTCAAGGAACTCCAAGATACAGCCAACCAGGAACTGCAGGAAATCCATTCTTAAAACCTGAGTTAAAAACTACTAAAGAGGTAGGTTTAGAATTAAGCTTATTTGACAGAAGATTAGGTGTTGATGTAACTTACTACGATGTTGTAACTACAGACTTAATTACTCCTATCCAAGTTGATCCATCAACAGGTTTTAACTTTGCTTTATTTAATGCAGGTAAACTACAAAACAAAGGTATTGAAGCTACTGTAACTGTTAATCCAGTAAGAACACAAGATTTCAGATGGGACATTACTTGGAACTTTGCTAAAAATGACAACAAACTACGTGAATTAATTCCTGGAGTTAACGAATTAACTATTGCAAATGCTCCATTCCAAGCTAGATTATTAGCTGTTGTTGGACAACAATATGGTCAAATCTATGGAACTGACTTTACTTACGATGCTAACGGAAACAAAGTAGTTGATGCTGAAGGAGCTTACATTCCAACTGCACCTAAAGCTTTAGGAACTATTACTCCTGATTACAATATGGGTCTAAGAAACAACTTTAAGTACAAAAACTTAAACTTTGGTTTCTTAATTGATATGCAAGAAGGCGGAAGTTATTTCTCTACTTCACACATGTGGGGATCTTACTCTGGTATGTTAGAGCACACTGCTACTCCAGGATTGAGAGAAAATGGTATTGTGGTTGATGCAGTATACGAAAATGGAGCACAAAACACTTCTGTACTACCTGGACAAACTTGGGCTCAACAACACTATGGACTTGATGCTATGAACGTTTTTGATGCGAGCTATGTAAAATTAAGAGAGGTTACTCTTGGATATACTTTACCAAAAAGAATTATCGGACCTTTCGCTGACATTAGATTCTCTCTTTTCGCAAGAAACTTATTTACATGGGGATTAGATTGGAAAGGAATGGATCCAGAGATGGCTTCATATGGTAGTGGTAACACTCAAGGTTTAGAGGGAGGTTCTTTGCCTTCAACTAGAACATACGGAATGAATCTAGAATTAAAATTCTAA